The following are encoded together in the Pectobacterium punjabense genome:
- a CDS encoding ABC transporter permease, with protein MNKVERIGRVLWRTLLHALPTAIGIIILVFFLLQLVPGDAVDVLAGESGNATEATMAHLRAQFGLDQPILQQLSVYLSNLAQFSLGFSPRYNAPVMDLILSRLPGTLFLMLLSQVFAIVIGITLGTIMAVWAGKWPDRLLSLIALLLYSTPGFWIGLMTLILFSVHLDWLPSGGNITIGASLTGWAYFKDMLQHAILPVLALSSFFIAIYARLTRAAMLEIAQQDFVRTAHAKGLSPLWVTVRHILRCALLPITTVAGMHFGNLLGGAAVVETVFSWPGLGRLALEAVMARDFNVLLGVLLLSAFLVILANVLVDLLQSWLDPRIKAR; from the coding sequence ATGAATAAAGTAGAACGAATCGGGCGCGTACTGTGGCGTACCCTGCTTCATGCGCTGCCAACAGCGATTGGCATTATCATTCTGGTGTTTTTCCTGTTGCAGTTGGTGCCGGGAGACGCTGTTGATGTGCTGGCCGGCGAGTCAGGCAATGCAACCGAAGCGACCATGGCACACCTGCGCGCCCAATTCGGTCTCGATCAGCCCATACTGCAACAACTCTCGGTTTATTTGAGTAACTTGGCGCAGTTCAGCCTCGGTTTTTCTCCCCGCTACAACGCACCGGTGATGGATCTAATCCTATCACGGCTACCGGGCACGCTATTCCTGATGCTGCTATCACAGGTATTCGCCATTGTTATCGGCATAACGTTGGGGACAATAATGGCGGTATGGGCGGGCAAATGGCCCGATCGGCTGCTTTCACTGATCGCGCTGCTGCTCTATTCCACTCCGGGATTTTGGATCGGCCTGATGACGCTGATTCTGTTTTCTGTTCATCTTGATTGGTTACCAAGCGGCGGCAACATCACCATCGGCGCAAGCCTGACTGGCTGGGCGTATTTCAAGGATATGTTGCAGCATGCCATTCTCCCGGTACTGGCGCTGAGCAGTTTTTTTATCGCCATTTACGCCCGTCTGACCCGCGCGGCCATGCTGGAAATCGCCCAGCAGGATTTCGTGCGCACCGCACATGCCAAAGGACTGTCGCCGCTGTGGGTTACCGTCAGGCACATTCTGCGCTGTGCGCTGCTGCCTATCACGACCGTTGCGGGTATGCACTTCGGCAATCTGCTGGGCGGCGCGGCGGTGGTCGAGACGGTCTTTAGCTGGCCGGGACTGGGTCGTCTGGCGCTGGAAGCGGTAATGGCTCGCGACTTCAACGTCTTGTTAGGCGTCCTGCTGCTTTCCGCCTTCTTAGTCATTTTGGCTAACGTGCTGGTGGACTTATTGCAATCCTGGCTCGATCCCCGAATTAAGGCTCGCTGA
- a CDS encoding ABC transporter substrate-binding protein has translation MKKNFFLSALILTSSLFGLAAQAETLTPKRGGTLNFLAEPEPPVLTSLVSTSGAVMKINAKVIEGLLNYDFDMKPTPQLATSWSVSPDGKQYTFHLRKGVKWHDGQDFTSADVAFSILTVKKYNSRGQGTFANVTEVKTPDPYTAILELSKPAPYLLSAFSANEAPIVPKHLYEGTDILSNPHNTAPIGTGPFVFKEWVRGSHILYERNPNYWDSPKPYVDKLVVKIIPDAATRTIALETGALDLGSDSPVPLSEIERIKKNPKLGIETAGYGYSPTQTRIEFNLDNPYLKNLKVRQAIAHSINIDVLKNVVWYGYAVSSPTPITPELAQFHDTTPSPYSFDIAKANKLLDEAGFPRQANGIRFTLVHDFMPYGDSFKRVAEYLKSSLAKVGIDVTIRSQDFATFVKRVYTDRDFDFNNGSISNLFDPAVGVQRLYWSKTYQPGVPFGNGSHYSNPEVDRLLEQAAVETDPEKRVELYKQFQRIIATDIPDLNLLQIKRQTIYNKRVHNVVTDIQGVNGSLADVWLDQ, from the coding sequence ATGAAAAAAAATTTCTTCTTGTCAGCGCTGATTCTGACCTCTTCGCTCTTCGGCCTTGCCGCACAGGCGGAAACGTTGACGCCCAAGCGCGGCGGCACGCTGAATTTTCTGGCCGAGCCTGAGCCACCGGTCTTAACCAGTCTGGTTAGCACCAGCGGCGCGGTAATGAAGATCAACGCCAAAGTGATTGAAGGGCTACTGAATTACGATTTTGATATGAAACCGACCCCGCAACTTGCGACCAGTTGGTCAGTTAGCCCGGATGGTAAACAATATACGTTCCATTTGCGTAAAGGCGTGAAATGGCATGATGGGCAAGACTTCACGTCTGCGGACGTTGCGTTTTCCATTCTGACCGTCAAAAAATACAATTCACGCGGTCAGGGCACCTTTGCCAACGTCACCGAAGTGAAGACACCCGATCCGTATACCGCGATCCTGGAACTGTCAAAACCCGCGCCTTATCTGCTGAGCGCGTTCTCCGCCAACGAAGCGCCTATCGTGCCGAAGCACTTATACGAAGGTACAGACATTCTGTCTAATCCTCACAATACCGCGCCGATTGGTACTGGCCCGTTTGTGTTCAAGGAATGGGTGCGTGGCAGCCATATCCTTTATGAACGCAACCCGAACTACTGGGACAGCCCCAAGCCATACGTCGATAAACTGGTGGTGAAAATCATCCCTGATGCCGCCACTCGCACGATTGCGCTTGAAACCGGCGCATTGGATCTGGGAAGTGACTCTCCCGTTCCGCTGAGTGAAATTGAACGCATCAAGAAGAACCCCAAGTTGGGTATTGAAACGGCTGGCTATGGCTACAGCCCAACGCAAACGCGCATCGAATTCAATCTGGATAACCCTTATCTGAAGAATCTGAAGGTTCGCCAGGCCATTGCGCACAGCATCAATATCGATGTGTTGAAAAACGTGGTGTGGTACGGCTATGCGGTAAGCTCACCAACGCCGATTACGCCGGAGTTGGCACAGTTCCACGATACAACACCGTCACCTTACAGTTTCGATATTGCCAAAGCGAACAAGCTGCTGGACGAAGCAGGCTTCCCACGTCAGGCAAACGGTATCCGCTTCACGCTGGTACATGATTTCATGCCTTATGGCGACAGCTTCAAACGCGTCGCGGAATACCTCAAATCGTCGCTGGCTAAAGTCGGTATTGACGTCACCATTCGCTCTCAGGATTTCGCCACCTTCGTTAAGCGCGTTTATACCGACCGCGACTTTGACTTCAACAATGGTTCCATCTCGAACCTGTTCGACCCAGCCGTGGGTGTCCAGCGCCTGTACTGGTCAAAAACCTATCAACCGGGCGTGCCTTTCGGCAACGGCTCACATTACAGCAACCCGGAAGTCGACCGTCTGCTTGAGCAGGCTGCGGTGGAAACCGATCCTGAAAAACGCGTGGAATTATACAAACAGTTCCAACGCATCATCGCCACGGATATTCCTGATTTGAACCTGCTCCAGATTAAGCGCCAGACCATTTACAACAAGCGTGTGCATAACGTCGTCACGGATATTCAGGGCGTTAACGGAAGCCTGGCCGACGTGTGGCTGGATCAGTAA
- a CDS encoding molybdopterin-dependent oxidoreductase — translation MAIKRYPHLAHWGAFTAVVEDGRLIRCEPFAGDPAPSPMLDSIVPLVYSDRRIRRPSVRRSWLQKRENSDKTLRGREDFVEVDWDVALDLVAQENRRIRDRYGADGLFAGSYGWSSAGRYHHARSQVRRFYFSGGGAVDQQGNYSWGAAQFFLPYVIGTFHPLTGKVTEWRSVAEHCDIFLAFGGLALKNAQVASGGAGHHTLKPALEALVAKGIPVINISPMRDDCPEFVNAEWIPIRPNTDVALMLALGYEIQRLGADDKDFLQRYCVGYEQLSDYLHGQGDGVVKTPEWASDITGIPADRIRRLAQQLIGVRSFITCSYSVQRAHRGEQPYWMMIALSSMLGQVGLPGGGFSFGHGSMNSVGNERISTPAPASPSTPNAGRAIPVARIADMLLHPGTPYTFQGETHTYPDVHLIHWAGGNPFHHHQQLNRLVDGWRKPDTVIVQDIVWTPAAQMADIVLPVTTTLERNDIGGSSRDRFIFAMHQAIAPQHQARNDVDIFSELAERLGYNAAFTQNRSEQQWLEHLYDECRSKQRDIADSWPSFEAFWQQGYVEIPMDEKPFVFFEDFRRDPQQHALSTPSGKIELFSSAIASYGYADFAPHPEWQPPVEWLGAKSTEEWPLHFISIQPSDRLHSQLAATPQVAANKTAGKETLYMHPQDAAARDIVDRSQVEVRNARGRILAGVQITDGVKPGVVIMSTGAWFEPGFGQKTWHPVEQSGNANVLTLDIGTSPLTQGPNAMSCLVDVVRV, via the coding sequence ATGGCGATTAAACGTTATCCACATCTTGCGCATTGGGGCGCGTTTACCGCTGTGGTTGAAGACGGAAGGCTGATTCGATGCGAGCCGTTTGCGGGCGATCCGGCCCCTTCCCCCATGCTTGATTCCATCGTGCCGCTGGTGTATTCCGACCGACGTATTCGTCGTCCGTCTGTACGCCGTTCCTGGCTCCAGAAGCGAGAAAACAGCGATAAAACGCTGCGCGGTCGGGAGGATTTTGTTGAGGTGGATTGGGACGTGGCGCTCGATTTGGTCGCGCAGGAAAATCGCCGTATTCGCGATCGCTATGGTGCAGACGGCCTGTTTGCCGGTTCCTACGGCTGGTCGTCAGCCGGGCGTTATCACCACGCGCGATCTCAGGTGCGCCGCTTCTATTTCTCCGGCGGCGGCGCGGTCGACCAACAGGGAAATTACAGCTGGGGTGCCGCACAGTTCTTCCTGCCTTATGTGATAGGCACCTTCCATCCGCTGACGGGCAAGGTGACTGAATGGCGTAGCGTTGCTGAACACTGTGATATTTTCCTCGCGTTTGGCGGCTTGGCGCTGAAAAACGCGCAGGTAGCCTCCGGCGGTGCCGGGCACCATACGTTGAAGCCTGCATTGGAAGCGCTGGTGGCGAAAGGCATTCCGGTTATTAACATCAGCCCGATGCGCGACGACTGCCCTGAATTTGTGAATGCCGAGTGGATTCCCATCCGCCCGAATACTGATGTCGCACTGATGCTGGCGCTGGGCTATGAAATTCAGCGTTTGGGCGCTGACGATAAGGACTTCCTGCAACGTTACTGCGTCGGTTATGAGCAGTTGAGTGACTATTTGCACGGCCAAGGCGATGGCGTGGTGAAAACCCCCGAATGGGCCAGCGACATCACGGGCATTCCTGCCGATCGTATCCGGCGTCTGGCGCAACAGCTGATTGGCGTACGCAGCTTTATTACCTGTTCTTACTCCGTGCAGCGTGCGCACCGTGGTGAACAGCCGTACTGGATGATGATCGCGTTGTCTTCCATGCTGGGGCAGGTGGGGCTACCGGGCGGTGGCTTCTCCTTTGGACACGGTTCGATGAACAGCGTTGGTAACGAACGGATTTCAACGCCTGCGCCCGCTTCGCCGTCCACGCCGAACGCAGGACGGGCTATCCCCGTGGCGCGTATCGCGGATATGTTACTGCATCCGGGAACGCCTTATACCTTTCAGGGTGAAACCCATACTTATCCCGATGTTCACCTGATTCACTGGGCGGGCGGTAACCCGTTCCACCATCATCAGCAACTGAACCGTTTGGTGGACGGTTGGCGTAAGCCGGATACGGTGATTGTGCAAGATATCGTTTGGACGCCAGCCGCGCAGATGGCCGATATCGTGCTGCCCGTTACCACCACGCTGGAGCGTAATGATATCGGTGGGTCGTCCCGCGATCGTTTTATTTTTGCCATGCATCAGGCGATTGCGCCGCAGCATCAGGCGCGTAACGACGTGGATATCTTCAGCGAGCTGGCGGAGCGCTTGGGATATAACGCCGCGTTCACGCAAAACCGCAGCGAGCAGCAGTGGCTGGAACATCTCTATGACGAATGTCGCTCAAAGCAGCGAGATATCGCTGACAGTTGGCCGTCATTTGAGGCGTTCTGGCAGCAGGGTTATGTGGAAATCCCGATGGATGAAAAGCCGTTTGTATTCTTTGAGGATTTCCGTCGCGATCCGCAGCAGCATGCTTTGAGCACGCCAAGTGGTAAAATTGAACTGTTCAGCTCAGCCATCGCCAGCTATGGATACGCCGACTTTGCGCCGCATCCTGAGTGGCAACCTCCCGTTGAATGGCTGGGAGCAAAAAGTACGGAAGAGTGGCCGCTGCACTTTATTTCCATTCAGCCATCTGACCGTTTGCACAGCCAGTTAGCTGCTACACCGCAGGTTGCCGCGAATAAGACCGCAGGAAAAGAGACGTTGTACATGCATCCGCAGGACGCTGCCGCGCGAGATATCGTCGACCGTTCACAGGTGGAAGTCAGAAATGCGCGTGGTCGTATTCTGGCTGGCGTACAGATTACCGATGGCGTAAAACCGGGTGTAGTGATCATGTCCACCGGTGCCTGGTTTGAGCCCGGTTTCGGCCAGAAAACGTGGCATCCGGTTGAACAATCAGGTAATGCGAATGTACTGACGCTGGATATTGGCACATCGCCGCTGACGCAGGGGCCGAATGCCATGAGCTGTCTGGTGGATGTGGTGCGGGTTTAG
- the tcdA gene encoding tRNA cyclic N6-threonylcarbamoyladenosine(37) synthase TcdA: MNTQLSEAYLQRFGGTARLYGQQALALFSQAHVCVIGIGGVGSWAAEALARTGIGAITLIDMDDVCVSNTNRQIHALRQHTGQSKTEVMAERILAINPECNVTCVDDFISAENVAELLDQNFSYVIDAIDSVRPKAALLSYCRRYKIPVVTTGGAGGQIDPTRIEVVDLAKTIQDPLAAKLRERLKHDFNVVKNSKGKLGIDCVFSSEPLVYPQPDGSVCASRSTADGVMRMDCASGFGAATMVTATFGFVAVSHALKKMIAKMDRTAAA, encoded by the coding sequence ATGAATACGCAATTATCCGAAGCCTATTTGCAACGCTTCGGCGGCACCGCGCGGTTATATGGTCAACAGGCGCTGGCGCTGTTTTCTCAAGCTCACGTTTGTGTCATTGGCATTGGTGGCGTCGGTTCCTGGGCGGCTGAGGCACTGGCGCGTACCGGCATCGGTGCGATCACGCTGATCGATATGGATGATGTGTGTGTCAGTAATACCAACCGCCAGATTCATGCCTTGCGTCAACATACCGGGCAGTCAAAAACGGAAGTGATGGCGGAACGTATTCTGGCGATCAACCCGGAATGCAACGTCACCTGCGTGGATGATTTCATCAGTGCGGAAAACGTGGCGGAACTGCTCGACCAAAACTTTAGCTATGTGATTGACGCCATCGATAGCGTGCGCCCGAAGGCGGCGCTGCTGTCATACTGTCGCCGCTATAAGATCCCAGTCGTGACAACCGGTGGGGCGGGTGGGCAGATCGACCCAACTCGGATTGAGGTCGTCGATCTGGCCAAAACGATCCAGGACCCGCTCGCCGCTAAGCTGCGTGAACGGCTGAAGCACGATTTTAACGTGGTGAAAAACAGCAAAGGAAAACTGGGAATCGACTGTGTGTTTTCCAGTGAACCGCTGGTTTATCCGCAGCCTGACGGTTCCGTCTGCGCATCTCGCAGTACGGCTGATGGCGTGATGCGTATGGACTGTGCGTCTGGCTTTGGTGCCGCAACGATGGTTACCGCAACCTTCGGGTTTGTTGCGGTATCCCATGCGCTGAAGAAGATGATCGCGAAAATGGACAGGACAGCTGCGGCGTAA
- the csdE gene encoding cysteine desulfurase sulfur acceptor subunit CsdE: MTKSTNTTHPFGHHISVAELQARFDTCRAWEDRYRQLILLAKALPALPDALKTEDIALSGCENRVWLGYQRQEDGKLHFYGDSDGRIVRGLLAVLLTAAEGKTPETLLQHDPLALFDTLGLRAQLSASRSSGLTAMAARIRDIAAQEAAAK; encoded by the coding sequence ATGACCAAATCAACTAACACGACGCATCCTTTTGGCCACCACATCTCCGTTGCCGAGTTGCAGGCGCGCTTCGATACCTGCCGCGCATGGGAAGATCGCTATCGGCAGCTCATTTTGCTGGCAAAAGCGCTGCCAGCGCTGCCGGATGCACTAAAAACCGAGGATATTGCGTTATCCGGTTGTGAAAATCGTGTCTGGCTGGGTTATCAACGTCAAGAGGATGGCAAGCTACATTTTTACGGCGACAGCGACGGGCGCATTGTGCGGGGATTACTGGCAGTATTATTAACCGCCGCTGAGGGAAAAACGCCAGAAACGCTATTACAGCACGATCCATTGGCGCTGTTTGATACGCTGGGGTTACGTGCTCAGCTCAGCGCTTCGCGTTCAAGCGGGCTGACAGCGATGGCCGCCAGAATCAGAGACATTGCAGCACAAGAGGCCGCCGCCAAGTAG
- the csdA gene encoding cysteine desulfurase CsdA, producing the protein MTPFNPATFRQQFPALQHSTVYLDSAATALKPQPVIDAVQQFYCSESGTVHRSQHRGAQALTQRFEGAREHVAALLHANDPRSIVWTRGTTEAINLVAQSYARPRLQPGDEIIVSEAEHHANLIPWLMVAQQTGANVVKLPIGSDFLPDIELLTTLITPRTRLLALGQMSNVTGGQPDLARAITLAHRYGAVVVVDGAQGIVHCPPDVQALDIDFYAFSGHKLYAPTGIGVLYGKTALLESMMPWQGGGKMMTQVSFDGFVPQAIPQRFEAGTPHIAGVLGLSAALDWLTTLDWHTAEQHSRQLAEIAETHLAQFPGFRSFRNPHSSVLSFDIADVHHSDLVTLLAESGIALRAGHHCAQPLMDALGVSGTLRASFAPYNNQQDVAALIAAVGNALELLID; encoded by the coding sequence ATGACACCGTTTAACCCTGCTACTTTTCGCCAACAGTTTCCCGCACTCCAACATTCGACGGTCTATCTTGATAGCGCCGCGACCGCGCTGAAACCGCAGCCTGTTATTGATGCAGTGCAGCAGTTTTATTGCAGCGAGAGTGGCACGGTGCATCGCAGCCAGCATCGCGGCGCGCAGGCGCTGACCCAGCGTTTTGAAGGCGCTCGTGAACACGTCGCAGCCTTACTCCATGCAAACGATCCACGTTCAATTGTCTGGACCAGAGGCACAACGGAAGCAATCAACCTTGTCGCACAGAGCTATGCCCGCCCTCGCCTTCAACCGGGCGATGAGATTATCGTTAGCGAAGCGGAGCATCACGCTAACCTTATTCCGTGGCTCATGGTGGCACAGCAAACAGGCGCGAACGTGGTGAAGTTACCGATCGGTTCAGACTTCTTACCGGATATTGAGCTGCTAACCACGTTGATCACGCCAAGAACTCGCCTGTTGGCGCTGGGCCAAATGTCAAATGTGACGGGTGGTCAGCCCGATCTGGCGCGCGCAATTACGTTGGCTCATCGCTATGGCGCGGTAGTGGTGGTTGACGGTGCACAAGGTATCGTCCACTGTCCACCTGATGTACAGGCGCTGGATATCGATTTCTACGCGTTTTCCGGGCACAAGCTTTATGCGCCCACCGGAATCGGCGTGCTGTACGGCAAAACCGCCTTGCTGGAAAGCATGATGCCGTGGCAGGGCGGCGGGAAGATGATGACGCAAGTGTCCTTTGACGGCTTCGTGCCACAGGCGATCCCGCAGCGATTTGAAGCGGGAACGCCGCATATTGCTGGCGTGCTCGGTCTGTCTGCGGCCTTAGACTGGCTGACCACGCTGGATTGGCACACCGCAGAGCAGCACAGTCGGCAGTTGGCAGAGATTGCCGAAACACATCTGGCGCAGTTTCCCGGTTTTCGCAGTTTCCGTAACCCGCATTCCAGCGTATTGTCCTTTGACATTGCCGATGTACACCACAGCGATCTGGTGACACTACTCGCCGAAAGCGGCATCGCACTGCGCGCCGGACACCACTGTGCACAGCCGCTAATGGACGCACTCGGCGTCAGCGGTACGCTCCGCGCCTCGTTTGCCCCGTATAATAACCAACAAGATGTTGCTGCGCTGATCGCTGCGGTGGGCAACGCCCTTGAATTACTGATCGACTAA
- a CDS encoding YgdI/YgdR family lipoprotein, which produces MKNKISIFAAIVMAFSLAACSSNYVMHTNDGRTIVAEGKPKVDDETGMISYTDAYGQQQQINRDNVKEMAKGK; this is translated from the coding sequence ATGAAGAATAAAATTTCTATTTTTGCCGCCATCGTGATGGCGTTTTCTCTGGCAGCCTGTTCGAGTAATTACGTCATGCATACCAATGACGGACGTACCATCGTCGCAGAGGGGAAACCGAAGGTTGACGATGAGACGGGTATGATCAGCTATACCGACGCTTACGGTCAGCAGCAGCAAATTAACCGAGATAATGTGAAAGAAATGGCGAAAGGGAAGTAG
- a CDS encoding transcriptional regulator GcvA, producing MSKRLPPLNALRVFDAAARHLSFTKAAEELFVTQAAVSHQIKSLEDFLGLKLFRRRNRSLLLTEEGQSYYLDIKEIFSSLNDATRKLQSRSAKGALTVSLLPSFAIHWLVPRLSSFNSDYPGIDVRIQAVDRDEDRLADDVDVAIFYGRGNWPGLRVEKLYAEYLLPVCSPVLLTGDHPLKTPDDLAAHTLLHDASRRDWQSYTRQLGVQINVQQGPIFSHSAMVLQAAIHGQGVALANNVMAQTELEAGRLVCPFNDVLVSRNAFYLVCHDSQAELGKIAAFRHWILARAASEQEKFRFRYDSGTR from the coding sequence ATGTCAAAACGTCTACCTCCGCTCAACGCATTGCGCGTTTTTGATGCGGCGGCTCGCCATTTAAGTTTTACCAAAGCGGCAGAGGAATTGTTTGTCACGCAGGCTGCCGTCAGCCACCAAATTAAATCCCTGGAAGATTTCCTGGGGCTTAAATTATTCCGCCGTCGTAATCGTTCCCTGTTACTGACGGAAGAAGGGCAAAGTTATTACCTTGATATCAAAGAGATCTTCTCATCGTTGAATGACGCCACTCGTAAGCTGCAATCTCGCAGCGCGAAAGGGGCATTAACGGTGAGCCTGTTGCCCAGTTTTGCTATCCATTGGCTGGTGCCGCGTCTTTCGAGCTTTAACTCCGACTATCCGGGAATCGATGTTCGTATTCAGGCGGTGGATCGCGATGAAGATCGTTTGGCGGACGATGTGGATGTCGCCATTTTTTATGGTCGAGGAAACTGGCCTGGGTTGCGGGTGGAGAAACTCTACGCTGAGTATCTCTTGCCGGTTTGCTCACCGGTATTACTGACAGGGGATCACCCGTTGAAGACGCCGGACGACTTGGCGGCACACACACTGCTGCACGATGCGTCGCGCCGTGACTGGCAATCCTACACGCGCCAGCTTGGCGTGCAAATTAATGTGCAGCAAGGGCCAATTTTCAGCCATAGCGCGATGGTGTTGCAGGCGGCGATTCACGGACAGGGCGTGGCGCTGGCGAATAATGTGATGGCGCAGACGGAACTCGAAGCCGGGCGACTGGTGTGTCCGTTTAACGATGTATTGGTGAGCCGGAATGCTTTTTATCTGGTATGTCATGACAGTCAGGCAGAACTGGGTAAAATAGCCGCCTTTCGCCACTGGATTCTGGCGCGGGCGGCCAGCGAGCAGGAAAAATTTCGCTTCCGCTATGACAGCGGTACGCGCTGA
- a CDS encoding DUF423 domain-containing protein: MNSRFMLMFAAISGFIFVALGAFGSHVLSKTLGVTELGWLKTGLEYQAFHTLAILALAVAMQQRTNLWFYWSSVFLALGTVLFSGSLYCLALSHLKLWVYVTPIGGACFLVGWILMLIGALRLKIKAERHE; the protein is encoded by the coding sequence ATGAATAGTCGTTTCATGCTGATGTTTGCCGCTATCAGCGGGTTTATTTTTGTCGCGCTAGGCGCGTTTGGTTCCCATGTCCTCAGCAAAACGCTGGGCGTTACGGAACTAGGGTGGTTGAAAACCGGCCTTGAGTATCAAGCATTTCACACGCTAGCGATTTTGGCGCTGGCGGTTGCGATGCAACAGCGAACCAATCTGTGGTTTTACTGGAGCAGCGTGTTTCTGGCGTTGGGAACGGTACTCTTCAGTGGAAGTTTGTACTGCCTGGCGCTTTCTCATCTGAAACTGTGGGTTTATGTGACGCCGATTGGCGGAGCCTGTTTTCTGGTGGGATGGATATTAATGTTGATTGGCGCACTGCGTCTGAAGATAAAGGCTGAACGCCATGAATAA
- the rlmM gene encoding 23S rRNA (cytidine(2498)-2'-O)-methyltransferase RlmM translates to MNKVILYCRPGFEKECAAEITEKATQHNAFGFARVKENSGYVVFECYQHEDADRLVKTLPFHELIFVRQMFVSGELLRDLPPEDRITPIVGMLTGAIERAGELRVEVPDTNESKELMKFCRKFTVPLRAALREHNILLGYEKADRPVLHVLFIAPGCCYVGYSYSNNHSPFYMGIPRLKFPSDAPSRSTLKLEEAFHVFIPADEWDERLGSGMYAVDLGACPGGWTYQLVKRSMMVYAVDNGPMAPSLMETGQVMHHQADGFRFEPPRNNVYWLVCDMVEKPAKVTSLMSDWLIKGWCREAIFNLKLPMKKRYEEVSQNLALLRERLSENGINAEVRAKHLYHDREEVTVHVRRFWSAVPGRRDER, encoded by the coding sequence ATGAATAAAGTCATTTTGTATTGCCGCCCTGGATTTGAGAAAGAGTGTGCGGCAGAGATAACCGAAAAAGCCACGCAGCATAATGCCTTCGGCTTTGCGCGGGTAAAAGAAAACAGCGGTTACGTCGTATTCGAATGCTATCAGCATGAAGACGCCGACCGTCTGGTAAAAACGCTGCCGTTCCATGAGCTGATTTTTGTCCGTCAGATGTTTGTCAGCGGTGAACTGTTGCGCGACCTGCCGCCGGAAGACCGTATTACACCGATCGTGGGTATGTTGACCGGAGCCATTGAACGTGCCGGGGAGCTGCGTGTTGAAGTCCCTGACACCAATGAAAGCAAAGAGCTGATGAAGTTCTGCCGCAAATTCACCGTGCCATTGCGCGCCGCGTTACGCGAACATAACATTCTGTTGGGCTATGAAAAAGCCGATCGGCCGGTACTACATGTACTGTTTATTGCGCCAGGCTGCTGCTATGTCGGTTACTCTTATAGCAATAACCATTCACCGTTTTATATGGGCATTCCACGACTGAAGTTCCCTTCTGATGCGCCAAGCCGTTCGACACTTAAGCTAGAAGAGGCGTTTCACGTCTTTATTCCTGCTGATGAGTGGGATGAGCGTCTGGGCAGCGGAATGTACGCAGTGGATTTAGGTGCATGCCCCGGCGGTTGGACTTATCAGTTGGTCAAACGCAGCATGATGGTTTATGCGGTAGACAACGGCCCAATGGCACCAAGCCTGATGGAGACAGGGCAGGTAATGCACCATCAGGCGGATGGCTTCCGTTTCGAACCACCGCGCAACAATGTGTACTGGCTGGTGTGCGATATGGTGGAAAAACCCGCCAAAGTCACGAGCCTGATGAGTGATTGGTTAATTAAAGGCTGGTGTCGTGAAGCGATATTCAACCTGAAGTTACCGATGAAGAAGCGTTACGAAGAAGTGTCGCAGAATCTGGCGCTGCTGCGTGAACGCCTGAGCGAAAATGGGATTAATGCGGAAGTGCGTGCTAAGCATTTATACCATGACCGCGAAGAAGTCACTGTGCATGTGCGTCGTTTTTGGAGCGCGGTGCCAGGCCGTCGCGACGAGCGATAG